The segment TATGGAAAGCTGCACTAGTCTCTGTATGAGTATTTGAATTGGAATCCAGAGTCTCATTGTAACACTCGCTGCTGCTGTAAACATAATTCTGAACTCCAGAAGAGTCAGGTTCAGTTCCTGATATACTTggggtggtggtgattttagctttCTTCACGTAAAAAAATTCCAAACTTAATTGTCTTTTCGCCATTGTGCAAAGCTAATACTGGGAACATTATTaaattaaatcagtttaaatgTAGATTGTCCTCAAACCACTTCTCAGGAAAACTAGGAAAAAAGTATAATAAAATTCCTAGGCCTAATGAACACATTTGCAAACGCCACGTTGACTATAAAAGTTAGTCATGTGAGAACAATTATTAAGGGGATGGGTCCCCCTGCCTCTCCACCcgtcccccattgcccctggcccccgttgcctcctcccatcccccattgCTCCTATGGCTCACTGCTGCCTCCCTAGgaccccatccatccacccctgaCACCCACTGCCTCCCTCAGCCCCTAACATATTCCCCTGGTCCCCCATTGCCCCAGTGGCTCCCCATCTACTTCCCATCTTCCCTGGCTTCTACTGCCTCCCCCAGTCCCCCACCCTTCCACCCCATGTTCCTACTGCCTCCCCCAGATGCccccctggccctgctgcctcctgAGAGGCCCACCCTTCTGCCCCCTGCCGGCTCCCGTTGCTTGCCCCAGCCATGgctcctggcccctgctgccttccccagacaccctcccctggccccccacATAATTCCCCCATggttcctgctgcctccctcagcTCCCCACATAAGCCCCCCGGCCCCTTCACCTATCCCCATGGcttctggcccctgctgccttccttAGTCCCTCATCCCATCCTCAGTGCCCTCGGGACCCCCTTTCTCTGTTTCCATTGCTCCGACTCCCCAAGCTCCCTTTGCTCACCCCGGGCAGTGGCACTCAAGCAGGCTAGCCCAGATGTGTACCTGAGCAGGTAATTGTGGCTGCGGGACAGAACTGCTTCCTCACGTCCCCTCTGGCAGAGAGCTGGGCTGACAGCCTAGTCTCACTTCCCCGCTCTAGGTGCCAGTTCATATGGATCAGCGGGATTGCTAGCTGCTGGTGCCTTTCCCAGGCATGTCTCTGCACCTGTGCTCCTGACTTctccctggcagaaatctgggggtcatagtggatcataaactaaatatgagtcaatagtgtaacactgttgcaaaaaaagcaaacatcattctaggatgtattagtgTTATAAGCAGGACACAAAGTAATTCTTCttctctactccatgctgattaggcctcagctggagtattgtgtccagttctgggtgctacatttcaggaaatatgtggacaaattggagaaagtcctgagaagagcaacaaaaatgattaaaggtctagaaaacatgacttatgagggaagattgaaaaaattgggtttgttgagtctggagaagagaagactgagggggacataacagttttcaagtacgtaaaaggttgttacaaggaggatggagaaaaattgttctccttaacctttgaagatgggacaagaagcaatgggcttaaattgtagcaagtgaggtttaggttggacattaggaaaaacatcttaactgtcagggtagttaagcactggaatcaattgcctagggaggttgtggaatctccatcagtggagatttctaagagcaggtttgacaaacacctgtcagggatattctagataatacttagtcatgcCATGAGTGCGgaggactggactaaatgacctctccaggtccctgccagtcctctgattctatgattctacaatttATCAGTTATATAATGAAATTTTGGACAGACAAGCATTTAGGTAGGTAAATAAACAAAAGGTTGAGAGCGAGTTTCCTCACACTTGGACAAGCCTAATAAGGGCCCAGATTTTAAGGTGCAATGCTTGGCAGTTTATGGGGTAGGTTGCAAAGGTGGATTTAAGTAATCATTTTGCCCCTCCTTCCAGTCCTGGGGCCATCTGACTACCAGTTAGTCACACTAACTTAtgctggctgccagagcccccaaAGGGCCATTTCAGTATCTGGGATTACCAGGCATAGGGATGCCCTGGAAACACCACCTTTCCACTACAATAGCTCTAGACCACCTGAGGATTCCCCTGTGCATATGGAATCCTCGAGGGACCAGTTAAAATGGGTTAATGCTGCTTTGTGTTGCTGGAGCAGTGCAAGACAGCTAGAGCAGGGCCAAGGACCTGGTCTGTATTTTGCAAATGGCCTCTTTTTGGAGGACATGCCTTTGAGAAATGGACAAGTTCCATTTTCCAGCAATAGTGGGCTTTAGATTGATTGATTATTCTTGAGGTGTGACAATCCAGAGTATTCCCTTGTCCTATTGCATGGATTGGCATCACCATCAGAAAATATGTGAGCAGCTTTATAAATATCGGGAACAGCTATCAGCGTTGAGCCAGTTCTTTCCCCACTACTGCGAATCTCTTCTCTTGTGTACATTAAAGCAGAGATCCTAATGTTATGGCATTACTTTGTCCCTTAGTAGTTAAGTGCTGGTGGTGCACTGTAAAAGACACAAAATTTGCCCCTGTCAAACAAATTAGGGTTTTTGAAGATTCTTGACTATTAACACAGGCTGCTGCAATTTTTCCATTTTCCCTGGCAACAGAATGACATTTGCAGTAGCCTGAAGTTTAAGGTAGTATCAAGAGCTGTGGTGATGGCTTATGCTTATCGTAAGCCACGTACAGGAAGCTTCCTTTTAGCTAGAATTTTCTACTGTTATGTGAATAGGCTCTTTTGATGCTTGAGAAATACTGATCTCACTGAGTCATAGGGCTGAGTGAAATTGTTCAACTGGGGGAAATTATTTGAGAACATGTTCGTGAAATCTGAATGGCTGTTTTATCTAACCATCCTTGCATTCTTCCACAAACATTTGTGTGACTGGGTTTTATTCATACGCATAGGGAAGAAGGGGCTTTTATTTGTGGGGTTTATATATGGGTTTTGATTCACAGATAATTATTCACAAGCAAATGGGCTTTTCAAATACCTGTATGTATGCTGGAAATGATTGCTAGCCACCATATATGTATGTACCCATAAACCATTGCAAACAGGACTTTCTACAACCCCCAAATGGAGAAAAGCCAAGGTCTCTGTGACATCTACTAGAGACTCTCCATTGCCAGTCTAACTTATATAGATGGCAATACTGAGATATGGTGATGGATAGCAATACAAGCCCTTTAGATAGGTAGCCTTCGACACTCAGGAAGTTAGATGAGCCAGGGAAGAAATCAAGCCACAGCCTTCACAACTAGAACTGTGTGGGTACTCAGTTACTTTCAGGGATATGGTGAGAAATTTGGCAATATAGACAGCCAATAAATCTGACTTGACTCCCTCAGCCAAGTTGGAACCCATATTTTAACATCGAGGGACTACAGCTATAGCCCAGCGTAATCCTTTTTCCTGTTCAAAAGTGGACAGGAAAGGTTTAGTCTCCTAAAATGTCCTCTGCCTGCATATCTCTGGCTCTATGGAAACCACAGCATATTACTTAGGTGGTTCATCTCACAGCTCAAATAGCAAAGTCCGAATAGTGAATACTCACTATCAACAGTCAGGGAAAAAAAATGTAAGCCCAAATCTGTTCATTAAAACTATTTGATAATTACAAATAACAAAGTATTTGTAAGATCGTGGTCTGTTTGTGGCCAAATCCAAGGAGTAAATCATTCCAATGAATAGTTCAGTTATCCCTACTGAGTGATTTCCCTAAATCTTTACATGATAGGTTTTCTAAGAGCACAGAACACACAAGGGAATGGGCAATGTGGAACTTCTGTTTACTGACAGTGGGATGGTAGTGTCTACATGTACTTCTTCAATAAATTCCATAACAAATTCCAGTTTTCTCTGCGGTACGTTGAGAAGCAGAAGAACGCAATGTGCAATGAACTTCTCAGTATAGAGACATACTGACAATATTTTTTGTTGAGGGAAGGAATTTCATAGTAATTGATTCTGTTGTCCCTATGttagtttttctttattttttcttggaCCTGCTCATGGGCTAGAAGAACCCATTGCAAATACAAAAGGAGATTCTTGTCTTTTAATAAATGTACATGTTGTAATAATGCACTAGTGACTTTTGATGGCTGAGAATGTCAATATTCGACAGAAATAAGCTTCCTCTGACTTGAAACCCTGTCAGACAATCCAGGATTGATTTACTCAGTTTACACCTGATTGATAAACTTTTCAAACAGAGCCATGCCTAATATTCAGGTCTTCCAAATACAGGAGAATTTACTCTTCTTCTTAAAAGTCTTCTCTTATTTCTGTCATATGCTGCCTTGTGAACAGCTGAGGATTCCTGTCTGCTTTATTACTAAAGATATATCCATGATATAGGAGGGAATTTTGGTCAGATTTTGGGGTTGCATGTGCTGCTCATTCTAACTGTACTGTACACAGCTCCTTTTTTTGCACATTGCTGGATGTCATTTTGAGAGGCTTTTCTATCAATCACATTGTATGGAGAAAGTGGAGAAGAGGTAGCTAGATCTTGTGTAGTTAGTGACATCTTTTTCTCAGAGCCTATGCTGGTTTCCGTTTTCATACTGATTTATTTACCGTGATATACAAAACCTGAGGTAGTTGCATTGCCAATGCACGCCACTCATGGGTTCTCTTCATCCACTTGTATTGGATTCCCAGGGCCTCTTGTAATCAGTGAGTGAGATAACATTGTTCATATGAGCTCTATCAAAGAAAGAAATGAGATAAGAGAAGATATTTCTGTGCACCAAAGCAGGCATAGAAATCCAATGGCATGCAACAAAACGAAGGCTGCCTTGCTTCCCTAAAGTCTTTTCAACAGTGCTTTGCGTGCTTGTGAAAGGTGTGAGACTGACGTGGTTTTCGTATATTCATAACAGGCGGCTTGATCAAGTTTCCTTTCTTACCAGACTGCTCAGTTCTAGGGGGCAGAGGacaaggtggattgatttaaatcaagactatttaaatcaccaagtggaaagcccaaattttccatttgtacttaatttattttctaaaggaaaatgCAGTCTCActggttgatataaccattaaaacatgttgatttacaactaaatggaGCCTTTATACTAGATTTGGAATATCTTTTTGCTGCCTAAGAGGGTAcactataactatatacatttatttaaacaattatatagcttaatatttaGATTCTTATTGtacattttagtatgttagaaaatagtgaataatatattgcttatttactagataattaacttttttccTCTAGATTTTTGTCAAGCTGCATGAGaatggtaactggaatttaaacaCCCATACAAAGCAAtatatacaatttatttttaataaacaaaaccTTAAATGTTTTGGAAACATAAACTTCTCTAATCAGaacatgtttcacatttacaaACTAAATTATAAGATGTTTAGGCCTGAACATactttgtattaaattcagattgcATTGTAAAcaggtttaattttaaaaagaacaacatattataatttaaataaaatagaaatccaatttaaatttaaaaaatcaactaTTTGAGTAGCTCAGTCTTGTCACATCTGCTGAGACTACTAAAAAGCTAATCAATTGTGTGGTGGTAGTTATTGTGATGTGGGCTAGATCAGCTGAGGAATTTGGACTGAGTCCCCCACCACTCGTTCCATAGGCTGCTGTACAACCAGCAGATGGTAATGACATTTAGAAATAGATTTTCAATCCCAACCTCCATGTGTGTGCCCAGAAATTCATAAACTCTCACTATGCAGCAACAAATACCTGAATGTGCATCCGCAAGTGGGTGTTCATGCATGTGTAATTTTGTGCTTATGCAAGAGGAAGCCTGGCTGAAAAACCCATTCCATGTAGTCACTACcaatagctagggccctaccaaattcctggccatgaaaaatgtgtcatgggccatgaaatctggtcttttgtgtgcttttactctatactgtacagatttcacgggggaaaCCAGCGTTTCAATTTGggtgtcctgacccaaaagggagttgcaagcaGGGGGCCCCCAAGGTTATTTTAGCGGGCttgcggtattgccacctttacttctgtgatGATTTAAGAGCTGGGTGGTTGGAGAGAGTTGGTCAGgtgcccagcagcagcacagaagtaacggtggcaataccataccatccaGTGTTCCCTCTGATTTTtgtgggaggggtctcagggctggagcagagggttggagtgcagggggggggggtttgggttctggggtgaggcctggaaTGAGGGGTctggagtgcaggctgccccggggctgtggcgggggagagagaattCCCCCCAGCCCACTCTTGCCTCAGCAGCTTGGGGTTGGGTGAGAAGCGCCTCTCCCCAGCCACGGCAgctccagcagggctgggcttGACCAACCCGGGGGAGGGGTAcctctccccggcagctccgGTGGGCCtgggctaggctgggggaggggcgcctctcctCATCTGCGTGGCTCTTGATAGTTTGCTACGTGgctgcgcagcttacagggaacttagcatgccacccttacttctgcgctgctgccttcagagctgggcggccagacaGTGATGGCTGCTgatgagggcccagctctgcaggcagcagcacagaagtaaggatggcgaTACCACACCATGCCGTCTGTGCTGCTACTgtcagtggcactgccttcagagctgggcagctggagagcagcggctgctggccaggagcccagctctgaaggcagagccaccaccaccagcagcacagatgGCATAAGAAAAATGACCTCTTAAAAAACAGATCTGTTAATGACTATATTTTCTTTGTGCCAGTCCAAAATACGGTGGTTCGTAAAACAAAAGAACCCTCATAAATGAGCcctgtttacaaaaaaaatattGTGGTGTAGCAACATAGTAAATTTGCTATTTATTTACACAGTGCAGGAGGTTATGCATTGTACTCTGTAGACAAATAAAATGGTAGGTCCCTCATAAACTTGCACCAGATACCATAATGATTGTTTAttttaactagagctggttgaaagtgtGGTTCTTGAAGTGTGGAATTTCAACTAAACTTTGAATTtggaaattttaaatttaaaaacggGGAGAAATTCCTCACACctatcctctttttttaaaaacaaaacaaaacaaatttctaATTTTAGTATGTTTAAATTGCAGTTTACCAGGTGCCATATCTATTATCTCCTAGTATGTAAATCTGAACcaggattttgtttttcttccagcAGATCCCCCAGACACAGATGACACTGTTACAGTGATGCTTAAAAGTCTCATCCCGTTACTCGTGATCACCATTGCTGTGAACATTATCTTTTATGGCTACCGTATTCATAGGAGAAGGAAGCTCAACATGGCGTGGGAGAAGAATGTAAAGCCCAGGAAACATAAGGACTGCAGTGATGCTTGTGCTATTATGATAGACGACGACCGCTCAGACATCAGCTCCACCTGTGCCAACAACATCAACCACAACACCGAACTGCTGCCCATCGAGCTAGACACCCTCGTGGGCAAAGGCCGATTTGCCGAAGTGTACAAGGCCAAGCTGAAGCAAAACACATCTGAGCAGTTTGAAACCGTGGCTGTCAAGATCTTCCCCTATGAAGAGTATGCCTCCTGGAAGATGGAGAAAGACATTTTTTCAGATATAAACCTCAAGCACGAGAACATCCTCCAGTTCCTGACAGCAGAGGAGCGTAAGACAGAGCTAGGGAAACAATACTGGTTGATCACCGCCTTCCATGCTAGAGGGAACTTGCAGGAATATCTCACACGGCACATCATCAGCTGGGAGGACCTATGGAAGCTAGGTGGGTCTTTGGCTCGAGGGATTGCCCACCTGCATAGTGACCACACGCCTTGTGGTCGACCCAAAACACCCATTGTGCACAGAGACCTAAAGAGCTCCAATATCCTAGTGAAAAATGATCTAACCTGCTGCCTCTGTGACTTTGGGTTATCCCTGAGGCTCGATCCTACTCTGTCTGTGGACGATCTGGCTAACAGTGGGCAGGTGAGTTAAAACGTTAAAAAAAAGCTTATattgtgtgtgttggtgtgtcAGTCTGAGTCACTTCCTGGGACTGGAGGAAAAACTACTGCTATGATAGCTAGTAAATAATTATTAGAAATAAATGACAGCACTCATAAATAAAGAGGCTTGGCTCAAATCTGGACATAAAGGAAGCAGTGTGAGTAATGCTATATGGCAGTTTTGTTATGATCAAGTACCTTATGCATATACAGTACAATCATCCTATGTGAACTTGCACTGAAGTGCATATGGGTTACTTGGCTACTGTTTGGGCTGCTTCAAAAAATATTAAGAAGGTGTGTTTTAAATTCTTGAAATCTTGTGCCACAattcctgattctgatcttaaaATAGTTTTATGTGGCGAAACTCCACacatttcagtgaagttacttatgatttacaccagtgtaattaagATCAGAACCTGTCCCAAAGATCAATCGATAGCTATAACTTTAAAACGCTGTTGAGAAACCTTTTTAGGATTATGGTACTTTCTCCAAATGCAGGCAAATATGAAATTGCCCAAGAGCTATAATTCCATGGTTATTAGACTGTGTAACATGGATAATACTTATTTACTTCACATGGGTTGGTGGAGGATTACTTAATGTTTGTAGAGTGTTTTGAAGGTGAGGTTATACAAGTGCTTCTGTAAATATCCGTTGTTATCGTGAATTTTCCTTTATTGTAAATGGACTCTGTGTATCAAATAGATTTGGTCCTAATGTAGGTCCTACATATAATTGTATCTTTCAACAGTTTATGCTCCACAGGTTGTATGCTTGGGCAAAGGACAAGTGTACTTATTCAC is part of the Chrysemys picta bellii isolate R12L10 chromosome 2, ASM1138683v2, whole genome shotgun sequence genome and harbors:
- the TGFBR2 gene encoding TGF-beta receptor type-2 isoform X7, which gives rise to MKEKKEVGGLLFMCSCKEEECNDEIIFSKADPPDTDDTVTVMLKSLIPLLVITIAVNIIFYGYRIHRRRKLNMAWEKNVKPRKHKDCSDACAIMIDDDRSDISSTCANNINHNTELLPIELDTLVGKGRFAEVYKAKLKQNTSEQFETVAVKIFPYEEYASWKMEKDIFSDINLKHENILQFLTAEERKTELGKQYWLITAFHARGNLQEYLTRHIISWEDLWKLGGSLARGIAHLHSDHTPCGRPKTPIVHRDLKSSNILVKNDLTCCLCDFGLSLRLDPTLSVDDLANSGQVGTARYMAPEVLESRMNLDNIESFKQTDVYSMALVLWEMTSRCNGVGEVKDYEPPFGSKVREHPCVESMKDNVLRDRGRPEIPSSWLNHQGIQMVCETLIECWDHDPEARLTAQCVAERFNELEHQDRLSGRSCSEEKIPEDCSVTTTK
- the TGFBR2 gene encoding TGF-beta receptor type-2 isoform X8 translates to MKEKKEVGGLLFMCSCKEEECNDEIIFSKDPPDTDDTVTVMLKSLIPLLVITIAVNIIFYGYRIHRRRKLNMAWEKNVKPRKHKDCSDACAIMIDDDRSDISSTCANNINHNTELLPIELDTLVGKGRFAEVYKAKLKQNTSEQFETVAVKIFPYEEYASWKMEKDIFSDINLKHENILQFLTAEERKTELGKQYWLITAFHARGNLQEYLTRHIISWEDLWKLGGSLARGIAHLHSDHTPCGRPKTPIVHRDLKSSNILVKNDLTCCLCDFGLSLRLDPTLSVDDLANSGQVGTARYMAPEVLESRMNLDNIESFKQTDVYSMALVLWEMTSRCNGVGEVKDYEPPFGSKVREHPCVESMKDNVLRDRGRPEIPSSWLNHQGIQMVCETLIECWDHDPEARLTAQCVAERFNELEHQDRLSGRSCSEEKIPEDCSVTTTK
- the TGFBR2 gene encoding TGF-beta receptor type-2 isoform X5; protein product: MKENEYKLHALCKFCDVEVTTCTHQGHCKSNCNRTSICESKNEVCVAVWRQNDANTTLETICHDPALPVSGQKLEEPGSKQCVMKEKKEVGGLLFMCSCKEEECNDEIIFSKADPPDTDDTVTVMLKSLIPLLVITIAVNIIFYGYRIHRRRKLNMAWEKNVKPRKHKDCSDACAIMIDDDRSDISSTCANNINHNTELLPIELDTLVGKGRFAEVYKAKLKQNTSEQFETVAVKIFPYEEYASWKMEKDIFSDINLKHENILQFLTAEERKTELGKQYWLITAFHARGNLQEYLTRHIISWEDLWKLGGSLARGIAHLHSDHTPCGRPKTPIVHRDLKSSNILVKNDLTCCLCDFGLSLRLDPTLSVDDLANSGQVGTARYMAPEVLESRMNLDNIESFKQTDVYSMALVLWEMTSRCNGVGEVKDYEPPFGSKVREHPCVESMKDNVLRDRGRPEIPSSWLNHQGIQMVCETLIECWDHDPEARLTAQCVAERFNELEHQDRLSGRSCSEEKIPEDCSVTTTK
- the TGFBR2 gene encoding TGF-beta receptor type-2 isoform X6; its protein translation is MKENEYKLHALCKFCDVEVTTCTHQGHCKSNCNRTSICESKNEVCVAVWRQNDANTTLETICHDPALPVSGQKLEEPGSKQCVMKEKKEVGGLLFMCSCKEEECNDEIIFSKDPPDTDDTVTVMLKSLIPLLVITIAVNIIFYGYRIHRRRKLNMAWEKNVKPRKHKDCSDACAIMIDDDRSDISSTCANNINHNTELLPIELDTLVGKGRFAEVYKAKLKQNTSEQFETVAVKIFPYEEYASWKMEKDIFSDINLKHENILQFLTAEERKTELGKQYWLITAFHARGNLQEYLTRHIISWEDLWKLGGSLARGIAHLHSDHTPCGRPKTPIVHRDLKSSNILVKNDLTCCLCDFGLSLRLDPTLSVDDLANSGQVGTARYMAPEVLESRMNLDNIESFKQTDVYSMALVLWEMTSRCNGVGEVKDYEPPFGSKVREHPCVESMKDNVLRDRGRPEIPSSWLNHQGIQMVCETLIECWDHDPEARLTAQCVAERFNELEHQDRLSGRSCSEEKIPEDCSVTTTK